In Blastopirellula sp. J2-11, a single genomic region encodes these proteins:
- a CDS encoding DUF5677 domain-containing protein — MSDSFHDFLLDAIGEYIQCARESFQERMDDWDVDIFEKEVNEVVGGLLARQLSLATTIAQCPLAWNMHLLPVALRCMADVYITFCWIVKDVKPRSRQFIEYGLGQEKIAIEKYRECLAAESDPDPHAVEMIEAREKLLDAERYRFLIPVNLGSWSETSIRDMAIEVGEKQFYDLVFTQFSAPVHSTWQHIWRMNLYPCSNPLHMGHRVPWDPDLPPDPQTFTNSAKYLCKTFAKFDAVVLQEDGDSDAYKCYDLIWSRFADYFTRDESDDETAPKKTRKTASRKKKR, encoded by the coding sequence ATGAGTGATTCATTCCACGACTTTCTGTTAGATGCAATTGGTGAGTACATCCAGTGCGCTCGTGAGAGCTTTCAAGAACGGATGGACGACTGGGACGTTGACATCTTCGAAAAGGAAGTCAACGAGGTCGTCGGCGGACTCCTCGCACGCCAACTTAGTCTTGCAACGACCATTGCCCAATGCCCGCTGGCTTGGAACATGCATTTGCTGCCAGTTGCCTTGCGGTGTATGGCCGACGTTTACATCACGTTTTGTTGGATTGTCAAAGACGTGAAGCCACGTTCACGGCAGTTTATTGAATACGGTCTTGGCCAAGAAAAAATCGCAATCGAAAAGTATCGCGAATGCCTCGCCGCAGAATCAGATCCCGATCCGCATGCGGTTGAAATGATCGAAGCGCGAGAAAAGCTTTTGGATGCCGAGCGTTATCGATTCCTCATTCCGGTGAATCTGGGGTCATGGAGTGAGACAAGTATTCGCGATATGGCAATCGAGGTCGGCGAGAAGCAATTCTATGACTTGGTGTTTACTCAATTCAGCGCTCCAGTGCACTCAACGTGGCAGCACATTTGGCGAATGAACCTCTATCCATGTTCCAACCCGCTACACATGGGCCATCGAGTACCGTGGGATCCAGATTTGCCGCCCGATCCGCAGACGTTCACGAATTCTGCCAAGTATCTTTGCAAGACCTTTGCGAAGTTTGACGCTGTTGTCCTTCAAGAAGACGGAGATTCTGACGCCTACAAATGTTATGATTTGATTTGGAGTCGTTTCGCTGATTACTTCACGCGGGACGAATCCGACGACGAAACTGCACCGAAGAAAACTCGAAAGACAGCGTCACGGAAAAAGAAGCGATAG
- a CDS encoding SUKH-4 family immunity protein, producing MLFCPGIPMLTSQEFRERWCDDDSDSLIVFPPNAFANIAIPDESKTFLTTSGLPESAAPFLDFRVPDHGALQTLAELWQLAPEYNRYWVVGSNGSGDPLCIDESCDGQIVYLNHDYNFHRVLINSSVPQLAETLLAFRHLVRETQRQHGEDAYLDGDVPTDLQQWLLKEIIRIDLAAAHPDCFWSQELENIRENAK from the coding sequence ATGTTATTTTGCCCAGGCATTCCGATGCTGACTTCACAGGAATTCCGCGAACGTTGGTGCGACGACGATTCGGACTCGCTTATCGTGTTTCCGCCGAATGCGTTCGCCAATATTGCCATCCCCGACGAATCGAAGACGTTTCTGACAACCAGTGGCTTGCCCGAATCGGCCGCCCCGTTTCTCGATTTCCGCGTACCAGATCACGGCGCACTCCAGACCCTCGCCGAATTGTGGCAACTTGCGCCCGAATACAATCGCTATTGGGTCGTTGGCTCCAATGGTTCCGGCGATCCACTCTGTATTGACGAGTCCTGCGATGGGCAAATTGTCTATTTGAACCACGATTACAATTTCCATCGCGTACTGATCAATTCGTCCGTTCCGCAACTGGCGGAAACCTTGTTGGCGTTCCGCCACTTGGTCCGCGAAACCCAACGACAACACGGCGAGGATGCCTACCTCGATGGCGACGTTCCAACGGATTTGCAACAATGGCTGCTCAAAGAAATCATCCGCATTGATCTCGCCGCAGCCCATCCAGATTGTTTCTGGTCACAAGAACTGGAGAACATCCGCGAAAACGCAAAATAA
- a CDS encoding tyrosine-type recombinase/integrase: MAHRIKNDSTTATPPSTQNQVLPAILFLYEHVLKQPLDRVELHYAFERKSPQVAFDFRWKYVFPDAGLSVDPRSRIRRRHYLHESTLSKAISAATRRAHITKRVTAHPFRHSFATHLIEAGYDIHTVQELLDYIDISTMMIFNHILNQGGRGVRSPADFDSLESE, translated from the coding sequence GTGGCACACAGAATCAAGAATGATTCCACCACGGCCACCCCGCCGTCGACACAGAACCAGGTGCTCCCCGCGATCCTGTTCCTCTATGAGCATGTGCTCAAGCAGCCGCTCGACCGCGTCGAACTGCACTATGCCTTTGAGCGTAAATCTCCACAGGTGGCCTTCGATTTTCGCTGGAAGTACGTTTTTCCCGACGCTGGATTGAGCGTTGATCCTCGCAGTCGTATTCGGCGGCGTCATTACCTGCACGAATCCACCCTATCGAAGGCCATATCCGCAGCGACCCGTCGAGCGCATATCACGAAACGAGTGACAGCTCATCCATTCCGTCACTCGTTCGCAACCCATCTGATCGAGGCGGGCTATGACATCCACACGGTACAGGAACTCCTTGATTATATTGACATTAGTACGATGATGATATTTAATCATATTTTAAATCAGGGAGGCCGTGGCGTCCGCAGCCCGGCTGATTTCGACAGCCTGGAATCCGAATAA
- a CDS encoding RNA polymerase sigma factor has translation MFNPFSEITEDDASDATLVEQAKNGDRAALEKVVLRHQAWIYNIAVRMVFHPQDAEEVTQEVLIKVITKLSTFKGESKFRTWLYRIAANHVLNMKRRSAETSVKTFAEYGAAIRSTPDADLPDSNSVPVALPILVEEAKNSCTMGMLLCLDRKQRLIFTLGEILGVSDTVGSDVLEITADNFRQSLSRARRDLHRFLNDQCGLVNKSNPCRCPKKTRGFIEHGHVDPHRLLFVPEHVERVRDVAEETVRGIEDVVERQHAALYREHPFLRQADEIDWLRRILQREDLRGTLHLPWKS, from the coding sequence GTGTTCAACCCATTCAGCGAGATCACCGAGGATGACGCCTCGGATGCAACTCTCGTCGAGCAAGCCAAGAATGGCGATCGTGCAGCGCTGGAGAAGGTGGTTTTGCGGCACCAGGCATGGATATACAACATCGCTGTCCGCATGGTCTTTCACCCTCAAGATGCCGAGGAAGTGACCCAAGAGGTGCTGATCAAAGTCATCACCAAGCTCAGTACGTTTAAGGGGGAGAGCAAGTTCCGCACTTGGTTGTATCGCATTGCCGCCAATCATGTGTTGAACATGAAGCGCCGCAGCGCAGAAACCAGCGTAAAGACGTTTGCCGAATATGGAGCGGCGATTCGCAGCACGCCGGATGCAGACTTGCCCGATTCCAATAGCGTCCCCGTGGCATTGCCGATTTTGGTCGAGGAAGCCAAGAATAGCTGCACCATGGGAATGTTGCTGTGCCTTGATCGCAAGCAACGGTTGATCTTCACTCTTGGCGAGATCCTGGGGGTCAGCGATACCGTTGGTAGCGATGTTTTGGAGATAACGGCAGACAACTTCCGGCAATCTCTATCGCGTGCACGCCGTGACCTGCATCGTTTCCTGAACGACCAGTGCGGGCTCGTGAACAAGAGCAATCCCTGCCGCTGTCCAAAGAAGACGCGTGGCTTTATCGAACATGGCCATGTTGATCCGCACCGGCTGCTGTTTGTTCCAGAGCATGTCGAGCGGGTGCGGGATGTTGCGGAAGAAACGGTCCGGGGAATCGAGGATGTGGTCGAGCGCCAGCACGCTGCCCTCTACCGAGAACATCCGTTCCTTCGGCAAGCGGACGAGATTGACTGGCTGCGGCGGATACTCCAACGCGAGGACCTACGCGGGACGCTGCATTTGCCTTGGAAATCATGA
- a CDS encoding nuclear transport factor 2 family protein, protein MTLNLPEPVAAYFKADEADSDAVARCFLDNAIVKDEGHTYHGQAAIKKWKEDVSAKYIYTCEPLKCEQQDGKVVVTCRLNGNFPGSPADLRFFFKLAGEQIASLEIIP, encoded by the coding sequence ATGACTCTCAATCTGCCAGAACCAGTCGCGGCCTATTTCAAAGCGGACGAAGCCGACAGTGACGCCGTGGCGCGTTGCTTCCTGGACAATGCCATCGTGAAAGACGAAGGCCACACTTACCACGGTCAAGCAGCGATCAAAAAGTGGAAGGAAGACGTGTCGGCGAAGTACATCTATACATGCGAGCCGCTGAAATGTGAGCAGCAGGATGGCAAGGTCGTCGTCACATGCCGACTAAACGGAAACTTTCCAGGCAGTCCTGCCGACCTTCGGTTCTTCTTCAAACTGGCAGGCGAGCAGATCGCGTCGTTGGAAATTATCCCCTGA
- a CDS encoding tetratricopeptide repeat protein, with protein MDARIERLLEYPIEPQAEWQGGVFDFGDLAGAAFADSPMAAAKMVLWVSQEHDLVHGKPSLDDAPLDLLISELLEFSEQHQFGYRPARICVTDEALASQLKEEFAGSGTDVTWNAEPDFWCDVKATMAQHMLDATAAPTLAESGCSLLQIRAFAEAAAAFYRARPWQYVDDVDLLRIHTPKPPKYLKHATVLGSGRHEFGLGLYESTATHWDMRAQRLNIDTVEVFSLTFNPISEAIESDVALWKEHDFPLETGDAFPQFLFYARDNTRAPTPKELEYVTVLLAALAETTEAEIDSGEWSKQVSIQGKKKRCKISIPDLLNPPTRKEWLKRGMTPEQRGNERHYRLVQSVIAQNEGMELEELNDLLNQQFTGSIDDFDYPSETPFDRAENLCYAAIDAYGRRRIQLIRQALQEDPTHIEANVLLAESKHDTTHKIELFRKAVEFGEAQYADLLETAIGQFWEISETRPLMRAKLGLATSLAADGQANEAITQMLDILRLNTNDNQGVRYQIIPLLLSQNREKEAIEILNLYPEETGNWLYLKAQVEFRREGRNSRSADKAIAAAIKFNPHVIEFLMTGPPPMMPEHYVLGSAEEAAIVIEGQLESWSETEGFIEWMFARFAAWERDKKRKRGLR; from the coding sequence ATGGACGCGCGTATTGAGCGATTACTGGAATACCCAATCGAACCGCAGGCCGAATGGCAAGGCGGAGTCTTTGATTTCGGCGATCTCGCTGGCGCAGCTTTCGCGGATTCGCCGATGGCAGCAGCGAAAATGGTCCTGTGGGTTTCCCAAGAGCATGACCTTGTTCATGGAAAGCCTTCGCTGGATGACGCGCCGCTTGATTTGTTGATTTCGGAGTTGCTCGAATTCTCTGAACAGCATCAGTTTGGGTATCGCCCTGCACGTATCTGCGTTACGGACGAGGCGTTGGCAAGCCAGTTGAAGGAGGAGTTCGCAGGCTCTGGAACCGACGTTACGTGGAACGCGGAACCCGATTTCTGGTGTGATGTCAAAGCGACCATGGCCCAACATATGCTTGATGCGACAGCGGCCCCGACGTTGGCGGAATCAGGTTGTTCCTTGTTGCAAATCCGAGCGTTCGCGGAAGCCGCCGCAGCTTTCTATCGGGCGCGCCCTTGGCAATACGTTGACGATGTCGACTTGCTTCGCATTCACACGCCCAAACCGCCCAAGTATTTAAAACATGCCACGGTTCTAGGATCCGGGCGACATGAATTCGGGCTTGGGCTTTATGAATCGACCGCTACGCACTGGGATATGCGTGCGCAGCGCTTGAATATAGACACCGTTGAAGTGTTCAGCTTGACCTTCAACCCCATTAGCGAAGCCATCGAAAGTGACGTCGCACTTTGGAAAGAGCACGACTTTCCGTTGGAAACAGGTGATGCGTTTCCGCAGTTTCTGTTTTACGCTCGCGACAACACGCGGGCTCCGACACCAAAAGAACTTGAATACGTCACGGTTTTATTGGCGGCGTTGGCCGAGACAACCGAAGCGGAAATCGACTCTGGTGAATGGTCAAAACAGGTATCCATCCAAGGCAAGAAAAAACGATGTAAGATTTCAATTCCCGATTTGCTCAATCCTCCTACCAGAAAAGAATGGCTCAAGCGAGGCATGACTCCAGAGCAGCGAGGCAACGAACGACATTACCGGTTGGTTCAATCCGTAATAGCACAGAACGAAGGCATGGAACTGGAAGAACTGAATGACTTGTTAAACCAGCAATTTACGGGTTCCATTGACGATTTTGATTACCCGTCGGAAACGCCGTTTGATCGAGCCGAAAACCTTTGTTATGCGGCAATCGACGCGTACGGCCGCCGTAGGATTCAGCTGATTCGACAAGCATTGCAGGAAGACCCAACCCATATCGAGGCCAATGTGCTGCTGGCTGAATCGAAACACGACACGACTCATAAAATCGAGCTGTTTAGAAAAGCAGTCGAATTTGGAGAGGCCCAATACGCCGACTTATTGGAAACGGCAATCGGCCAATTTTGGGAGATTTCTGAAACGCGACCTTTGATGCGAGCCAAACTCGGGCTTGCAACCTCTCTCGCCGCAGATGGACAAGCCAATGAAGCGATTACGCAAATGCTGGATATCTTGCGACTGAACACGAACGACAATCAGGGCGTGCGATACCAAATCATCCCGCTATTGCTAAGCCAAAATCGAGAAAAAGAAGCGATTGAGATTCTCAACCTCTATCCAGAGGAGACGGGAAATTGGCTTTACCTCAAGGCACAAGTCGAATTTCGCCGTGAGGGACGCAACAGTCGGTCGGCGGACAAAGCGATCGCCGCCGCGATTAAATTCAATCCGCATGTTATCGAGTTTTTGATGACTGGTCCTCCTCCCATGATGCCGGAGCACTATGTGTTGGGAAGCGCAGAAGAAGCAGCCATCGTGATCGAAGGACAGTTGGAGTCATGGTCAGAAACCGAAGGCTTCATCGAATGGATGTTCGCGAGATTTGCCGCTTGGGAACGTGACAAAAAACGGAAACGCGGGCTGCGTTGA
- the lepB gene encoding signal peptidase I has translation MPNPATPNNSNVPVRSRYSSALRTTLRWIERGLAGFGAIVAFYWLTMDVSVVISPSMSPTLMGTNPDDGDRVITEKVSCWYRSPRRWEVITFITDSGEKRMKRVVGLPGESVQMVRHGELLIDGQPVECPPSLDVKYLRFGNLTDGKPVPCGDGYYVLGDDLKDSDDSRFNGPVPAHRIMGRAWLIAWPMTRVGWVR, from the coding sequence ATGCCAAATCCTGCAACCCCCAACAACAGTAACGTTCCGGTTCGCAGCAGATATTCTTCGGCCCTTCGCACAACTCTGCGCTGGATCGAGCGCGGACTGGCTGGGTTCGGCGCGATCGTCGCTTTCTATTGGCTGACGATGGATGTATCCGTCGTCATCTCCCCATCGATGTCGCCTACGCTGATGGGAACCAATCCGGACGACGGTGATCGCGTGATCACCGAGAAAGTTAGCTGCTGGTATCGTAGCCCTCGCCGTTGGGAGGTAATCACGTTCATCACCGATTCTGGCGAAAAGCGAATGAAACGTGTGGTAGGGCTGCCGGGCGAGAGCGTTCAGATGGTTCGCCATGGTGAATTACTCATTGATGGCCAACCGGTTGAATGCCCACCATCGCTCGACGTGAAGTATTTGAGATTTGGCAATCTCACCGATGGCAAGCCTGTGCCGTGCGGCGATGGTTACTATGTGCTTGGGGACGATCTGAAAGATTCCGACGACAGCCGGTTCAACGGCCCGGTTCCTGCTCATAGGATTATGGGCCGCGCCTGGCTGATTGCGTGGCCCATGACGCGGGTGGGATGGGTGCGATAG
- a CDS encoding radical SAM protein: MHAKFGLTLVVNHACNLRCSYCYTGEKIGRPLSPEIGRKAIDRAIRSVRRDGALELSFFGGEPLIEAELILDLVRYARSAADDQGVRLALSMTTNGTIESTVAWSVMTLPELELAISHDGLPSAHDGHRVTVDGTPSSFRVQNTMARLIDAGKEFRVVMVVQPSSVKSLPEGMEFLYTLGVRRFDPSLNLWTTWTKTDGERLKDAIRRAADFWGERLPECSVSWFDEKAARAAGIPLTETARCGFGHAEIAVTPAGNLFPCERLIGADEPSNPMRLSGNVFDGDDFLGHAPLPGMSPAECAPCTLQALCSTKSCRCSNFIRTGDVNRPDGLLCLLDQACYRETVRVLESRVLTSF, from the coding sequence ATGCACGCAAAATTCGGCCTCACGCTGGTCGTCAATCATGCGTGCAATCTGCGTTGTTCGTATTGTTACACCGGCGAGAAAATCGGGCGGCCGCTATCACCAGAAATCGGTCGAAAGGCGATCGACCGGGCGATCCGGTCCGTGCGTCGCGATGGTGCGCTCGAACTGTCGTTCTTCGGCGGCGAGCCTCTTATTGAAGCTGAATTAATCTTGGATCTTGTGCGTTACGCTCGATCCGCGGCCGACGATCAGGGTGTCCGCCTGGCGTTAAGCATGACGACCAACGGAACGATTGAGTCGACTGTCGCATGGTCCGTAATGACATTGCCTGAACTTGAATTGGCAATTAGCCATGATGGATTGCCGAGCGCTCATGATGGCCACCGCGTTACGGTCGATGGGACGCCTAGTTCGTTTCGAGTCCAAAACACGATGGCTCGCCTGATTGATGCGGGTAAAGAATTCCGCGTCGTTATGGTTGTTCAGCCAAGCAGCGTTAAGTCTTTGCCGGAGGGAATGGAGTTCCTTTATACGCTCGGCGTTCGGCGATTTGATCCGTCGCTTAATCTTTGGACAACCTGGACCAAGACTGATGGTGAACGCTTGAAGGACGCCATCCGCCGCGCCGCAGACTTTTGGGGAGAACGACTGCCAGAGTGCAGCGTAAGTTGGTTCGACGAAAAGGCTGCACGAGCAGCAGGCATTCCATTGACCGAGACGGCGCGATGCGGATTTGGCCATGCTGAGATCGCGGTAACTCCTGCGGGGAATCTATTTCCTTGTGAGCGTCTTATCGGTGCTGACGAGCCAAGTAATCCGATGCGTCTATCAGGCAATGTGTTTGATGGCGATGATTTCCTTGGCCACGCTCCTCTTCCTGGAATGTCGCCGGCGGAATGCGCCCCCTGCACGCTGCAAGCGCTTTGTAGCACAAAAAGTTGTCGATGCAGCAATTTCATCAGGACGGGAGATGTGAACCGACCCGATGGATTGCTCTGTTTGCTGGATCAAGCCTGTTATCGAGAAACGGTCCGCGTCCTTGAGTCGCGAGTTCTCACCTCTTTTTAA
- a CDS encoding lactonase family protein → MTFKNTSRRSFLAYSIAMAGASQLAGDLFSAEDANAERPLMAYVGTFSSPLKDVLDTQVDLPPGNGRGIHGFRVNRATGALTAAVVHEMGTSPSCLTVNAAGTRLYSSNETDRVGNDKEGTVSSFAIDPASGGLTLLNTVRSGGAGPTYLSIHPAGKHLFVANYFGGSIAVLPILDDGRLGSPTDVKHDSGKIGPTKAVHAPPGSFAFSGHDTAHAHMIQADPAGRFVLHVDLGLDQIFIWKFDPSRGKLTANDPATVSLPPGDGPRHFHFHPNGRWFYSIQEEGSTIVLFDYDAEVGRLSPRQTISTLPPNFAGSNFCSEILVSADGRFVYAGNRLHDSIGIFSVGSDGELTHVADEWTRGDYPRSFNLDPTGEFLYCCNQRADHVTVFQVNRDTGLLQFTDHYAPVGNPSSIVFLALPSPE, encoded by the coding sequence ATGACGTTCAAGAATACTTCCCGACGTTCCTTCTTGGCCTACAGCATCGCGATGGCGGGTGCGAGTCAGCTGGCTGGTGATTTATTTTCCGCCGAAGACGCCAATGCCGAACGCCCGCTCATGGCTTATGTCGGCACGTTCAGTTCTCCTTTGAAAGATGTCTTGGATACGCAAGTTGATCTTCCTCCCGGCAATGGCCGCGGCATCCATGGCTTTCGCGTGAACCGCGCAACAGGAGCGCTGACAGCTGCGGTCGTACATGAAATGGGAACGAGCCCCAGTTGTTTAACGGTCAATGCTGCGGGGACGCGACTCTACTCGTCCAACGAGACCGATCGCGTGGGGAACGACAAAGAGGGAACCGTTAGTAGTTTCGCCATCGATCCGGCCAGCGGCGGCTTGACGCTTCTCAATACGGTTCGATCAGGCGGCGCCGGTCCGACCTATCTGAGCATTCATCCTGCGGGCAAACATCTCTTCGTCGCCAACTACTTCGGCGGTTCGATCGCCGTGCTGCCGATTTTGGACGATGGGCGGCTCGGCAGTCCTACCGATGTCAAGCATGACAGCGGCAAGATTGGCCCCACGAAAGCGGTCCATGCGCCTCCGGGGAGTTTCGCGTTTAGCGGGCATGACACTGCGCACGCTCATATGATTCAGGCCGATCCGGCAGGGCGTTTCGTCCTGCATGTAGATTTGGGATTGGATCAAATTTTCATCTGGAAGTTTGACCCGTCCCGGGGAAAACTCACCGCGAATGATCCGGCGACCGTTTCCTTGCCGCCGGGAGATGGCCCCCGGCATTTTCATTTTCATCCCAATGGTCGGTGGTTCTACTCGATTCAGGAAGAGGGATCGACCATCGTGTTGTTTGATTACGACGCAGAAGTAGGCCGATTGTCGCCACGGCAAACAATTTCGACGTTGCCGCCAAATTTCGCCGGGAGCAATTTCTGCTCTGAGATTCTCGTTTCGGCCGACGGTCGATTTGTCTACGCCGGCAATCGCCTGCATGACAGTATCGGGATCTTCTCGGTAGGAAGCGACGGAGAGTTGACGCACGTCGCCGACGAGTGGACGCGCGGCGACTACCCACGCAGTTTTAACTTGGATCCGACAGGCGAGTTTCTTTATTGCTGCAATCAGCGAGCGGACCATGTGACCGTATTTCAAGTGAATCGCGACACCGGACTTCTCCAGTTTACCGACCACTACGCGCCGGTCGGAAATCCGTCGAGCATCGTTTTTCTTGCTCTCCCCAGTCCCGAGTAA
- a CDS encoding DUF1559 domain-containing protein translates to MRYQKGFTLVELLVVIAIIGVLIALLLPAVQQAREAARRMQCANNLKQMGLALHNHHDTFGSFPPGMAKSLNSDGTDADLYRSFGWQTYILPFIEQANIHAAIQEVADFKVRTGLYTSLGCDCSLPELKTVIEGYRCPSANTPDLATDGDTETCAISNYAGCYGNTPEADNWSGNGAMPIRNGRVVRMRDITDGLSGTFMVGEVATPTNADDVTAPKWAGGEDNEKWEVIRQTSTGHNPNEHEKEGFTSQHSGGVQVLACDGSAHFIAETIDSTTYQRLSNINWGTPAEWP, encoded by the coding sequence ATGCGTTACCAAAAAGGCTTTACGTTGGTAGAGCTTCTTGTTGTCATCGCCATTATCGGCGTGTTGATTGCTTTGCTATTGCCGGCTGTTCAACAAGCCCGAGAAGCGGCTCGTCGAATGCAGTGCGCGAATAATCTCAAACAAATGGGTCTGGCGCTGCACAATCATCACGATACTTTCGGCAGCTTTCCGCCCGGCATGGCCAAAAGTTTGAACTCGGATGGAACGGACGCCGATCTCTATCGCTCGTTCGGCTGGCAAACTTACATTCTCCCCTTCATCGAACAGGCGAACATCCATGCGGCCATTCAAGAGGTCGCCGATTTCAAAGTGCGCACGGGTCTCTATACCAGTCTTGGTTGCGACTGCTCACTGCCGGAATTGAAGACGGTTATCGAAGGCTATCGCTGTCCTTCGGCGAATACGCCTGACTTGGCTACCGACGGCGACACCGAAACTTGCGCGATTAGCAATTACGCCGGGTGCTACGGCAACACTCCAGAAGCGGACAATTGGAGTGGAAACGGCGCCATGCCGATTCGAAATGGTCGAGTCGTACGCATGCGTGATATTACCGATGGGCTCAGCGGAACATTTATGGTGGGAGAAGTCGCCACGCCGACAAACGCGGATGATGTCACCGCGCCAAAATGGGCCGGTGGAGAAGATAACGAGAAGTGGGAGGTCATTCGCCAAACGTCGACTGGTCATAATCCTAACGAGCACGAGAAAGAAGGCTTTACCAGCCAACACTCGGGCGGCGTTCAGGTGCTCGCCTGCGATGGATCGGCTCACTTCATCGCCGAAACAATTGACAGCACCACCTATCAGCGACTTTCCAATATCAACTGGGGAACGCCAGCTGAATGGCCGTAA